In Candidatus Poribacteria bacterium, a single genomic region encodes these proteins:
- a CDS encoding aminotransferase class III-fold pyridoxal phosphate-dependent enzyme — MERSFEKSLAWQKRARAALVGGGQPHKQSQPPRPVMIAGAKGAHFWDADGNDYIDYLMGYGPMILGHAYPTVIDTVTKYLVERGNVYNFGHTLEVELAEKLVQIIPSADRIAYFVGGSDATTGAIKFARAYTVREKVIRSGYHGWHDWCSHARGHLSGAAAATLSVDFNDLEGLADLFKAHPGEIACLIMEPSGQDLPKDGYLEEAKALVNANGALMIFDEVKTGFRYALGGAQEYFGVTPDMSVFGKALANGFATAVVVGKEEIMDEVGDVWVAATFHGEVSLVAAAIATIDELEAKDGVAFMWKQGQKLLDGYREMTARLGIDNARIGGIGPMPYFGLSTDSDDEKQQRFHKTFYEATLDGGLYLPEGHIWFMSMSHTDEDVAKTLSVSEDALKRAKAA; from the coding sequence ATGGAACGAAGTTTTGAAAAATCGCTCGCGTGGCAGAAGCGCGCCAGAGCCGCACTCGTCGGCGGTGGGCAACCCCATAAACAGAGCCAGCCACCAAGACCGGTTATGATCGCAGGCGCGAAAGGCGCGCATTTTTGGGATGCCGATGGAAACGACTATATCGACTATCTGATGGGATACGGACCCATGATACTTGGGCACGCCTATCCCACTGTGATTGACACGGTTACAAAATACCTCGTTGAACGTGGCAATGTCTACAATTTCGGGCATACGCTTGAAGTAGAACTCGCCGAAAAACTCGTTCAGATTATCCCATCAGCGGACAGAATCGCTTATTTTGTTGGCGGATCCGACGCAACAACCGGTGCGATTAAGTTCGCTCGCGCATATACCGTTAGAGAAAAGGTGATCCGATCCGGTTATCACGGATGGCACGATTGGTGTAGCCACGCACGCGGGCACTTGTCAGGTGCTGCTGCCGCCACACTCAGCGTCGATTTTAACGATCTTGAAGGACTCGCCGACCTCTTTAAAGCGCACCCCGGCGAGATCGCCTGCTTGATTATGGAGCCTTCCGGACAGGACCTGCCTAAGGACGGGTATCTTGAAGAAGCAAAAGCACTCGTCAATGCCAACGGCGCACTGATGATTTTTGATGAGGTCAAAACCGGGTTCCGTTATGCTTTAGGCGGCGCGCAGGAATACTTCGGTGTCACACCAGATATGTCTGTCTTCGGCAAAGCACTCGCAAACGGATTTGCAACGGCTGTCGTCGTTGGAAAAGAAGAAATCATGGATGAAGTGGGCGATGTCTGGGTCGCCGCGACCTTCCACGGAGAGGTATCGCTCGTTGCCGCTGCAATCGCCACAATTGACGAACTCGAAGCCAAAGACGGTGTCGCCTTTATGTGGAAACAGGGACAGAAGTTATTAGATGGCTACAGAGAGATGACAGCACGTCTCGGTATTGACAATGCCCGCATCGGTGGTATCGGACCCATGCCCTACTTCGGTTTGAGCACCGATAGCGATGACGAAAAACAACAACGGTTCCACAAAACCTTCTATGAAGCAACTTTGGATGGTGGTTTATATCTACCAGAAGGACATATTTGGTTCATGTCTATGTCGCATACCGATGAAGATGTTGCGAAGACACTCAGCGTTTCTGAGGACGCACTCAAACGCGCCAAAGCTGCATAG